In Salvia miltiorrhiza cultivar Shanhuang (shh) chromosome 4, IMPLAD_Smil_shh, whole genome shotgun sequence, the DNA window caaaaaaacagTAAAACcaactaaattatttttttattttgaacgaaatatttaaataaatttattttctaaagtatttaataatattttatccaaataaattttgtccaaatagcattattgttattttttagtGCAACTGACATCAAACATAACCCGGGGAATCCATCTAAGAATCTTGAAAGAGATTGAAGctacttcttcttcattttaGAGAAAAATTGCACCCAAACTAATATAAAAACCAGACATCTTACAACAAACATAAACTATGCCACTACAAACTCGCGCTATGATTTCGCCTAAAAAAAAACTACGGAGTATAATTTTGttatcaaaaattcaaaataacatATTCGCTAAGTTTATTGTAAAAATCTCATATTTGCATAACAATAAATGGAGAAGTACAATAGAGTAATAGTATCAAAAGCAAAACTATAATTTAACAGAATTAATTGGGTGACAATGGAAATTGTTCTCTGAAACTAGTGAGGAGCGAACTCCAAATATATGCAAGCATTTGGGTACCGAGTTGTATTTGGCATTGATAAACATCATAGAAAGGAGCACACGAGAGCAAGCAGCATAAACTTTTGAACGCGTCGTCAGTAATATGCCTTTCGAGGATTGTTCTGCAAACAAGCAAAAGTTGCAAAACGAGAAGGCATGAGATACTTGTGACGACAACATGGATAGATGTACACAAGTTCAATAATAGAAAGCGTAATACCAGAGGATTCGGTCTGTGACGATAGCCAAGCATCATGCGCTTCTTATATTGCTCGTAAATATCATCATCAGGGCAAACTTCCCCAGGAGCATGTGCACCAACACCCAAGTTATCCTTTTTCACATCTCCTGCCACAACGGGAGTTGCAATCCCACTTCTTGAGCTACCCAGGCCCTCACCTGAACCACACAACCAAGATTTAAATGTCTAAAATAATCGCATTCACTAATTCAGTGTGCCACAGTTGACACCTGTAACTATTAACAGCCCAAATAAACTACGAATATAGTCAGAGATTAACAACTTTAGCTATTCTAATTTCCATGGTAATCAGCACCTAATTCTATTCTCAAAAGATTAGGAATTTCACTTCAACATTTGTATATAGCATTGTATGATCAGCTATTACCTTCCTTCCAACCCATTTTGGATAAGAGCCGATGACCTACATTATCAGCCTGAATTTTTGTCCTATCTGCATACTCTTTGGCAACTTTCTGGGTAGCTGCATCATTACATGCTGCCAGAAACTTGTCAAGCTCTTCTGGAGGAATATAGTCACCCATGTGATGACCTTTCTTTGAAGCtgcataaaatacatcaagatAGAGGAAGTTACACACAATTGGGACTTGAAATTACGCTGAAACTCATACGGGCTACTAAACAAAATGGTACTTGACGATGAAAATTAAATGCCCATTTGCTGGCAGTTTTTTCTGGGGTTTCTAAGTAGGGGAGGGGGGAGGGAGATCGCCTTCTCAACCTTGCAAGGCTGCGGGTGGGGGCATCTCATCCTTTGAGTGTTTAGGAGGCCTCAGCTTCTCTTCTTGTGCAGCCTTCTTCATGTAGTACTCCATCATTGCTATAGGATCTGAGCCAGATGGGGCACTTGATTCACCTATAAGTAATTGCAAACACAGCATACCAAATATCATATGCAACACAAACAGCCAAAAGTGCCAGTAGACATACAGAATTAGGGCAAATCCATGTCATCGTTTCAAACAATGATAAACATTTCACAAATGAACCTTCTAAAATACTAGTTTAGCAAGAAAATATTAGGGCAAATCCATGTCATCGTTTCAAACAATGATAAACATTTCACAAATGAACCTTCTAAAATACTAGTTTAGcaagaaaatattaattctCTACGAAATCCACCAGTTTTTATTAAAAATCCAACGATGGACCAAAACTACAAAGCTTTTCTGATTTTATATACTACACAAGTTGCTCATCGTAAGATCATTACGAAAGCTTATCTTATCTATTTGTATTTGAAGAAATTTATTCAAAGCAAAGCCTTTACAGCATACGTCTATTAATAGCTAGAACTGTTAAATACTATTCCAGTAAAACTCTTGAGAGCAATCTTTTACAAAACTTCCTATATCATTTAAAGCTGAGCCAATAGGAACAGAACATGCAGCTTCAAGTCAAACTTAGATCATAGTACACATCCTAACCTACTgaagaaacaaaaaaacaaaacaagatacCATATCTTCCGATTGTTTGTGGTGATGAATGGGATGCTCCTCTGTGCTCTGTGGTTTCATATAATGCTGAAGCTGGAATTTGATACTTAGAATGTTGATGTTGTGATCTCTGGGAACTGGTCACTTGATTGGGAGGTGCACTACCTATATCACCATGAGAGGAACAATGAAAAAGGAATACATAGATACATATGTATGCAAACTTTATGTCAATGATGTTACAGAAAGAAATTCAGTTTTGCACATCCTACTTTTATAATTAGCAAGTCATTGACGTACGTGAACAAAAACTTCAAAGCTTGGACAAAATTATGTCATTCACCAAATAGCAAGGGATTGAGAGAAGATCTTATTCAATAGAGTATGATGGTCTAGAATTATAAAAATCTTAATTATTTGGAATATGACATTTCCAACCAAGAATGTAAGATAAAATTTTCGGCAGAAACCAACCACTTTCTAATGTCTGGGAATCTCTGGTTTGGGACAATGCCTTTTCCTCTTCACTGAGTCTATATTCATAGTACTTGTAATCCGAACAACTTTCATCGAACAAAAACCTGATTGAACAAAAATAATGAAGATATTGAGGCTATAAGATCAAGTAAAAACCAATAACATACTGAACATATTCTTCCCTTGAGGTAAGTAGCGATTATCAGAAAATAGGAGCTATCAAAAAatatccattaataaaatacaggCACGACCCAATAAAGTTCCATCATCATCATAAGTCATTCACGCATTTCTGATTTTGGCATTTTGCACATCAACTATAAATTTTGTCTCccaatacacaaactttcattttcttctgGTTTTGCACACGAACATTTCCAATGCTCACAACTCAATTGCGAACCTAAATCTCAGCCCCTAAATCGACATGAATGGCGAACCATATTCCTGAATCGCGAACTACGGTCTTGGATCGTGAACTCACATATCCGACTTGGGACTTATTTTAAATGACAATCTAAAAATTTGGGACTTATTTTATGCTGAAACGTAACGTTTCATTACCAGCCCAACTACGTCGTTTAGGAAGACTTCTATGTAAGCCACATAGACAATTCCGACTTTCACCTCAGCATTCATTCACCAGAATTGTTTGTCGTGTGCAAAACcataaaaaagataaaagtcCATGTATTTATAGTGTATTTGAAGCTAGGATTTATaattcatgtgcaaaatcaaaaatGTGTGGAAGTTCGTGCATTTTGGCGCTGTTACCCccattaaaaattaatgcaaaGGAACACTGCCAACTAGAGACTGAAATTGATCATTAGTCTAGTAATTTATCATCCAGAGACCGTCTCATTTAAGaaatagttaaaaaaaaattcagcaCATTGAAACTTCATTATAAGTTTCGGTATCTTAGATTTTCCTGAACTTTCTAGATACAGGGTGTCGTTTCAAACTAGGCAATGCAAAACATCATAAGTGAATGATACAACGAACACAAGGAAATCCAAAAACATTATACAAGATGATCTGCTAAACAAATACTCCATTCTAATCAAAAGTGGTGAAAGACAAATTCTGTAAACCTAACGAGCAAAAGTGTTTCAGATATTACAAAAGAATGCAGTAAGGCCAGTAATTGACACATCCATTCTAATCCAATACATAGAGAAAAGCCAGAAGAAATGAAGAGACTTACTTGAAGGGAGTATCTCCAGGATTTTTCTGCCTAGTTACATGCTCAAACTGCCTTCCATTCTTGGCCACAAAACTTGCAAGCTTGTCTGCAACTTTCCTTACTGTAGGATCACTTGGGGGAGGTGGTGCT includes these proteins:
- the LOC131022227 gene encoding SURP and G-patch domain-containing protein 1-like protein isoform X1, with the protein product MDKAANPSLFVNDGSFMERFRQLQQEKEKKSEIVEKSRSGSSTLVTSSPKTVISKTAVEFKANGSRKPNQPPSSGKLAFSLKQKSKLVTPPVRFEEDGDEDDKDAGNSSDDGPMKRQKLSQHDTSELSSRQIDVAPPPPSDPTVRKVADKLASFVAKNGRQFEHVTRQKNPGDTPFKFLFDESCSDYKYYEYRLSEEEKALSQTRDSQTLESGSAPPNQVTSSQRSQHQHSKYQIPASALYETTEHRGASHSSPQTIGRYGESSAPSGSDPIAMMEYYMKKAAQEEKLRPPKHSKDEMPPPAALQASKKGHHMGDYIPPEELDKFLAACNDAATQKVAKEYADRTKIQADNVGHRLLSKMGWKEGEGLGSSRSGIATPVVAGDVKKDNLGVGAHAPGEVCPDDDIYEQYKKRMMLGYRHRPNPLNNPRKAYY
- the LOC131022227 gene encoding SURP and G-patch domain-containing protein 1-like protein isoform X2, which encodes MGAFCVAMMRHRHNFSKVAKIKIINRVPFNHSTFLRSVTNWVCKYTTLYRFRQFLIRVPVNFPLSIDRTPVTHSLHCLLAPPPPSDPTVRKVADKLASFVAKNGRQFEHVTRQKNPGDTPFKFLFDESCSDYKYYEYRLSEEEKALSQTRDSQTLESGSAPPNQVTSSQRSQHQHSKYQIPASALYETTEHRGASHSSPQTIGRYGESSAPSGSDPIAMMEYYMKKAAQEEKLRPPKHSKDEMPPPAALQASKKGHHMGDYIPPEELDKFLAACNDAATQKVAKEYADRTKIQADNVGHRLLSKMGWKEGEGLGSSRSGIATPVVAGDVKKDNLGVGAHAPGEVCPDDDIYEQYKKRMMLGYRHRPNPLNNPRKAYY